Sequence from the Candidatus Nealsonbacteria bacterium genome:
TCCGTAAATTTTTTTTCTGACATTCCTTGATAATCATTAGAAAGAGCAAAAGCAGCTACGTTACTCGATTCTATTAATAAGGGATAAAGCAAATATTTCACGGAAAAAATTCTGCCAATCGGTAAAGGATTGCGGTCTCCTGGTTGACGGCTGGCTTTTTCACTAATTTCGATTTTCTGAGAAAGGTCGTAATTTTCCAAAACTATCAAGGTTGACATCATCTTAGTTAAACTGGCAATGGCTAATTCTTCCCCGATATTTTTTTGATAAAGAATTTTTTTCTTACCTCTGGAATCAACTAAAACGGAAATAGCTGATTTTGCTCCAATTTCCAAATTTTCAATTTCCCAATTGCGAAACGGTTTTAAAGATTCAACCTTTAATTCGGGGAAAATTTGGCCGATTAAAAGCTGGGGGTCTTTGGAAATTTCCCGCCAATAGAAAAAATTTTCCACCTCTTTTTCCAGCCAAAATGCTCCCCAGGTGAAAAAGGCAAAACCAAAAATAGAAAGAAAAAAAATTAAAAAAAATTTCAATCTCATTCTATTTCTTTTTTATGATTTTAAGACGGAGTTCCTGGAATTGTTCCGGGGCAACTTCGGCCGGCAAATTCATCATCAAATCACGATTATCCCCGGTTTTGGGGAAAGCCATTACTTCTCTAATATTTGGCTCATTCAAAATCACGGCTAAAAATCTGTCAATTCCCGGAGCAATTCCGCCATGGGGCGGAACGCCATAAGAAAAGGCTTCAAAATAGTGATGAAATTGTTTTTTGACTTCTTTTTCTTTGTGTCCCAAAACTTCAAAAACAGCCAGCAAAATATCCAGATTGGTCGTCCTTAAACTTCCTCCCCCAATTTCATAACCATTTAAAACAAAATCGTATTGACAGCCCAAAGTTTTTTCAGGATTTTTCTTCATCTTCTTAATACTTTCGTTTAGGGTTTTGGCTTGCCCTCCCAAGTTTTGTTTTCCAAAATTTGGGAGGGTAAAAGGGTGGTGCATTGCCCCCCATCTCTTTTCCTCCTTGTGCCACTCGAACATTGGAAAGTCAGTAATAAAGCAAAAAGCCAATTCATCAGGATTTGATTTATTTTTTCGCAAATCGGGTTTTTCAATTTTATATTTTTCCATTGCCTCTTTATAAGTAATTCTGGGAAAGGGAATTTTAGTGATTTTTTTTTCCGGGAATATTTTTTTAACCAGATTGGTGTAAAGTCTTTCTATTAAATCTAAAATATCTTCTTGTTTAATAAAGGACATTTCTATATCTAATTGAGTATGCTCGGCCTGGCGATCGGCTCTGGGATCTTCATCTCTGAAACATCTGGCGACTTGAAAATATTTTTCCAGGCCAGCCAGCATTAAAAGTTGTTTATACTGCTGGGGGCTCTGGGGCAGGGCGTAAAATTTGCCAGGCTGCAATCTTGCCGGAACTAAAAAATCTCTGGCTCCTTCAGGCGTTGATTTGGTTAAGATTGGCGTTTCTACTTCAATAAAACCTTCTTTGATTAAAAATTCTCTCATAAAATGAATTACTTTCTGGCGAATTTCCAAGTTTTTTCTCATTCTTTCTCTTCTTAAATCCAAATAGCGATACCTTAATCTCGTTTCCTCGCCTATTTCATAGCCAGGACTGTCAATTGGAAAAGGCAGGGTTTTTGCCCGAGAAAGAATTTCTATTTGATAGGGTTCCAATTCCACTTTTCCGGTTTCAGTTTCAAGATTAATCATCTTTTTTGGCCTTTTTTTGATTTCGCCAATAACCGAGATTACCCATTCTGGTTTCAGTTGCTTGCCTATTTTGGATAAGGATTTATTTTCCGGGGTTATGACTATCTGTAAAATTCCGCTTTTATCCCTTAAATCAAGAAAAACAATTTTGCCGTGAGACCTGATTGTCTGAACCCAACCGGCCAATTTCACCCTTTCTCCGATAAAATTAATTGTTTCTTTGTTTAAAATCCGCTTCATTGAAAGTGAGGCAATAAGTTTCAGAGTAAATTTCGCAGGTCTGTTGGCATGGTTCCCGACAAAGTCGGGACAACAGCCCGAGAATTTAGATAGTCAAATTTCGCTGGAAATTTGAACTATCGGTACCCTGAAACTTCGTTGCCGAGCTTATTTCATTTTAGGTAATTTTTTATTATTTCAACCAATTCTTTCGGCGTTAAACTGGTTTTAATTAAATAGGTCTTGACGCCAAATTGAAACGCCTCTTTTTTCGTTTCCTGGTCATCGTAATTTGAAAAAGCAATAATTGGAGTCAAAGAAAATTCTTCCTTTTCCCTCCATTTTTTTAAAAAGAAAATTCCATTTTCTTTGGGCAGTAAAATATCAAGTAAAATTAAGTCCGGCTTTTCATCTTCTATAATGAGAATTTTTGGCATATTTTTGTTATGAAAATTATTATTTAAAAAGTTTTATTTTATTGGTAATTCTATGTAAAAAGCGCTTCCCTTGTCTTTTCCCTGGCTTTCGACCCAAACTTTCCCTTGGTGCATTTCAACGAATTTTCTGGCAACATAAAGACCCAAACCCGCGCCTTCAATATGAAATGTTGTTCCGGCCTTGCTCCGGGAAAAACTTTCAAACAATTTCTCAATTTCTTCTTTGGTTAAGCCAACACCCGTGTCTTTGATTTTAATAAGAATCTCCTCTCTTTTTTTAGGTTTGGGGGTTTGAACTTCAGCCGTAATAGTTATTCCTCCCTTTTGAGTATATTTTATAGCATTATCAATTAAATTCAAAATTACTTCTTTTATTTTTTCCTTATCCAAAAGAAGGTTGGGCAGGGGCTTTTCCGGCTCTTGATATCTTAAATAAAGATTTTTCTTTTCCGCTTCAATCTTTATTTCTTCAATTACTTCTTTAATTGTTTCTTCTAAGGAAGTTTTTTCTAATTTCAATTTTATCGCCCCGGCTTCAATTCGGGAAACATTTAAAAGGTCATTGACCAAATTTATTAATCTTTCATTGCTTTGATAAATATTTTCAACCTTTTCCTTAATTTTGCCCGAAATAACCCCATTGTAACTTCCTTCCAAAATCATTGAAAGATAACCCTTCATAGCGGTTAAAGGCGTTCTCAACTGATGAGAGGCAATCGCAATAAACTCCGACTTCGCTTTATCCAAGACCTTCAGCTCCTCGTATGCTTTCTTAATCTCCTTTGTTTGTTCATCTACTTTCTCTTCAAGCGTTTCAGTTAATTCTTTTAATGCCTCATTGGTTTTTCTTTGGACAAAATNAGCTTGAATAAGATTGTCCGTGATCTTGTTAAAAAAGTAGCCGTAAATAATGACTAAAGTAAAAATAGAGATAACTAACAATTTTGAAATCTCCCCATCAATTAAAAAAGAGAGGGTCAGAAAAAAAAGAACTAAAATCAAACTGATTATTCCATACTGAAAAAACAGGCAACTATAGAATTTTAATTCACAGTACTGACAACGCTCACCCGGGGAATAATTAAGGTTTTTAACCAACCAGCAGTTTTCGTTAAGATATTCCTGCTCTCCTATTTTTTTCTTCTGAATTTTTTCACTTTTTTCCATTTCTTATCTCTTACCCCGTTAGAAGCCTTGGGCAAAAATAATTTTGTATCACAAAATTATTTTTGTAAGCGTTTAAGGAACCTTTACCTATTGTCTTCTTTTAGCGAGATAAATTATTCTTATTCCTTAAAAAACAGGCTTCTAACGGGGCTTAAAAATCTTTTTAAAAAAGCGTACATTGAGGCAGCTACACAAACAGCAGTAAAACAACCTAAAAACGTTAATAAAGATGTTATTAAAATCAAAATCCAGGCAAAACTAACAAATTTTCCAAAATAGAGCAATAAAAAACCAATAAAAAAGAGACTTCCTCCCATACCGGAGACAAACCTTAATTCTTCTGATTCTTTCTGTATTGGTTCCGATTTATCTTTTAGCAACTTTCTTAAAACCAAAACGTGAAATTGATAAAGAATATTGAAGTTTATAGAAAAAACTCCGAAAGCCATTGAAAAACTGGTTACTAAAATCAACCAGTGATTTTGAATCAAAAAAGCAACTAAGGCTAAAGTTCCAATAGCACCTTTAGAAAATCTCAAAGATTTATCATAGATTAAGCATCGTTTCATATTTACATTTTATTTTTCTCTGTAGCCCCTGTTTTNNNNNNNNNNNNNNNNNNNNNNNNNNNNNNNNNNNNNNNNNNNNNNNNNNNNNNNNNNNNNNNNNNNNNNNNNNNNNNNNNNNNNNNNNNNNNNNNNNNNNNTAAAGAACAGCATCCTGCTTTATTTTGTTTATTAGTTTCAAAAGATCGCTTATACGAGCAGGCGCACAACTTTCTTTTAGTCCTATTTTGTCAATAAAATACAAATCAGCATTTATAATATCTTCTGGTTTTCGACCGGATAGAGTTCTTTTTAATAAAACAATCATCCCTTTTATTATTACAGAACTACTATCAATATCATAGAAGACCTTTCCATCTTTAAATGTTGAGTAAAGCCATGTTGTTAATTGGCAATCTTTAACCAAATAATCTTTTTTTATATATTTAGAATCCATTGGAGACAAGCTTTTCCCTAATCTAATCAGATGCTTATATTTATCCATCCAGTCGTCAAGATTTTTGAATTCATTAATAATTTCTTCCTCTATCTCTTGTATGGTCATCATTTCTTAGAAATTTTTTATTTATTTTCCCTACCCGAACATTTTTTGAATTTTCTTTAACGCTTCGCAAAAAGAATCTATTTCCTCCAAGGTGTTATAAAAAGTCAAAGATGCCCTAATACTACCTTCAACTTTATAATGGTCCCAAATAGGGTGCGTGCAATGGTGACCGGTACGCACTGCGATACTCATTTTATCTAAAATTATTCCAATATCATAGGGAGGAATGTTGTCCAATAAAAAAGAAAAAATACAAGTTTTGTTTCCGGCGGTACCGTATAATTTTAACCCATCCAAACTCATAAGTTTATTTGTCCCATAATCCAACAGTTTTTTCTCATAATCTTGTATATTATCTAATCCTATGCCTGTCAGATAATCTAATGCTACACCTAATCCAATAGCTCCAATATAATTAGGAGTGCCAGCTTCAAATTTAGCCGGTAATTCAGCGTAGGTGGTCTTTTCAAATGTTACGCGGTCAATCATATCTCCTCCTCCCTGGTATGGAGGCATTTCATTTAACCAGCGTTCTTTTCCATATAAAACTCCTATTCCCGTAGGCCCGTATATTTTATGCCCTGAAAAAACATAAAAATCGCAATCTAAATCCTGAACATCAACGTTTTGATGTTGAATTGCCTGAGCTCCATCTATTAAAACAGGAATGTTATTTTCATGGGCAATAGCCGTAATTTCTTTAACTTAGCGCCTTTTCGCTGGCAGATTATCTGCCAGGGAACAATATTACTATGATGCTCCATTTCAGAAATAATAATCTCATCATTTTCTTTTACGTATAACTCTCCGAAAGAATGGGCCACGGTGTTGATGGAATCCGTAACACCCTTGGTAAAAATTATTTCATGGTTATGTCGGGCATTCAAATAATCTTGAACCTTTTTCCTGGCCAATTCATACATTTCAGTCATTTGTTCGCTTAGATAATGAACCCCCCGGTGAACATTGCTGTTTTGCTCTGAGTGTAATTTGTTTATAGTATCTATAACAACCTTGGGCTTCTGGGTAGTTGCTCCATTATCAAAATAAATAAGGGGTTTTCCATAAACCTTTTGGTTAAGCACCGGAAAATCATTCCTTATTTTTGCTACATCAAAGACGGATATTTTATGGGTGTTTTTTGTTTCAGACATTTTATAGTTTTAAAAATTTGCTTAAAGTGGGCGGGAAAAATCCCATCAACTGTCTAAAAGAGATTTACTCCAAGTTTTTCTTTAATTGCTTCTTTAATCCTTTTAATGTCTTGCTTCATCATGGTAAATTCTTGATCTAATTTTTCCAATATTGCCAAGAATTTATCAATCCGATTAAATAAATTGTTAATAGTGTTTTTGGTTTCTTTGATATCGGGCTTGATTTCGTTTATATCTACCTCTAAGTTTGCTACTTTAACCGTGACATTTGTTAGCTTTTCATCTACTTGGTCAAATCTTTCATCTACTTTGTCAAATCTCTTATCGATCCGATCAAAATCCTCCTTTATTGCATTAGCAAAAAGTTCCACTGCTTCGGTAAAAGTTTCTTTTATATCTTCTTTTTTGAGTGGTTCTGCCATATTTTTCTAATTATATTTTAACTTTCCTAAACATTTTGTCAAATCTGGCTGGTCCAAAATGGTTTTTTATCTTTTAGCCATTTTAAGATGGCTTTAGTTAAGATTTTTGGCAAAACTTTTTCTTTTGATAACTCCTTTTTAGTTTTTAAGAAAAATTGAAGATGGTTTTCCCTGCTTTTGAATTTTAATTTATCTGTTTTTACCTCAAAAACTAGATTAATTTCGTGATGTTTTTCACCGTCTTCGGTGAATAAATGGTCTGAAACGCCAATAAAATTAGATTTTTTAATTTTTAAACCCAATTCTTCTTTTAACTCCCTGTTCAATGCTTTTCTTACGTTCTCGCCAAACCCTAGATGGCCTCCGGGAAAGAAAAAATAATGCTTTCCTATTTTGTTGCAAACCAAAATTTTTCCTTTGTTTTGAATAATTGCTCTAACCAACACTTCAATTTTCATAGTTCCAAAAGCATTATTATTTCATCTAATAGTTTTCCCTTGTATTGAATTTGTTTTGGAATTTTGGCCACTCTCTTAAAACCGAATTTTTTGTAAAAAGAGATTGCCGGTTTATTGATGGGAAAAACGCTCAATCTAATTATTTTTGGCTTTGGTTTTAGTTCTTTTTTGGCCAATTTGATTATTTCTTTCATTAAATATTTTCCCAAACCAATTCCCCGATAACCATTTCTAATAGTAATTCCAAAAATTCCCACATGATTTTGTCGTCCCTTACTTAAATCAATGCCAGTAGTTCCGACAATCTTATCGTCGCATTCTGCCACCAAATCAACAGTTTTGCGGCTTTTAATTTGTTTCACCTCTCCGTTTAACCATTTTTTTTCTTCTTTTAAAGAAAATTTTTTGTTTATCAAAATCTGGTCATTTTTCTTAATCAAAGAATTAGTAAAATCCTGGAATTTTTTAACATTCCTTAAATCCACCTTTGAAAGTTTTTTTATTTTTATCTTTTTACTTCCGAAAATTTTAGTAATCATAATGGCAAATTGATAGTTTTTCTACGGCGCGGAGTTTAGCTCTATCTGATTTTGGATTTTTCTTAATTTCCGAAGAGCCGGCCATAACCGGTTTTTTGGTCAATAATCTGACTATTACTCTATTTTCAGAACTCATAACCCTTGGGTCTTCTTTTTTTAATTTTTTTTCATTAACTGGCCAATTATACACGCCATTTCATTTTAACACAATTTTCTATAAAAATAA
This genomic interval carries:
- a CDS encoding DUF4395 domain-containing protein; translated protein: MKRCLIYDKSLRFSKGAIGTLALVAFLIQNHWLILVTSFSMAFGVFSINFNILYQFHVLVLRKLLKDKSEPIQKESEELRFVSGMGGSLFFIGFLLLYFGKFVSFAWILILITSLLTFLGCFTAVCVAASMYAFLKRFLSPVRSLFFKE
- the mraW gene encoding 16S rRNA (cytosine(1402)-N(4))-methyltransferase, with the translated sequence MYNWPVNEKKLKKEDPRVMSSENRVIVRLLTKKPVMAGSSEIKKNPKSDRAKLRAVEKLSICHYDY
- the aspS gene encoding aspartate--tRNA ligase, which gives rise to MKRILNKETINFIGERVKLAGWVQTIRSHGKIVFLDLRDKSGILQIVITPENKSLSKIGKQLKPEWVISVIGEIKKRPKKMINLETETGKVELEPYQIEILSRAKTLPFPIDSPGYEIGEETRLRYRYLDLRRERMRKNLEIRQKVIHFMREFLIKEGFIEVETPILTKSTPEGARDFLVPARLQPGKFYALPQSPQQYKQLLMLAGLEKYFQVARCFRDEDPRADRQAEHTQLDIEMSFIKQEDILDLIERLYTNLVKKIFPEKKITKIPFPRITYKEAMEKYKIEKPDLRKNKSNPDELAFCFITDFPMFEWHKEEKRWGAMHHPFTLPNFGKQNLGGQAKTLNESIKKMKKNPEKTLGCQYDFVLNGYEIGGGSLRTTNLDILLAVFEVLGHKEKEVKKQFHHYFEAFSYGVPPHGGIAPGIDRFLAVILNEPNIREVMAFPKTGDNRDLMMNLPAEVAPEQFQELRLKIIKKK
- a CDS encoding SufE family protein; amino-acid sequence: MMTIQEIEEEIINEFKNLDDWMDKYKHLIRLGKSLSPMDSKYIKKDYLVKDCQLTTWLYSTFKDGKVFYDIDSSSVIIKGMIVLLKRTLSGRKPEDIINADLYFIDKIGLKESCAPARISDLLKLINKIKQDAVL
- a CDS encoding NUDIX domain-containing protein; amino-acid sequence: MKIEVLVRAIIQNKGKILVCNKIGKHYFFFPGGHLGFGENVRKALNRELKEELGLKIKKSNFIGVSDHLFTEDGEKHHEINLVFEVKTDKLKFKSRENHLQFFLKTKKELSKEKVLPKILTKAILKWLKDKKPFWTSQI
- a CDS encoding response regulator; protein product: MPKILIIEDEKPDLILLDILLPKENGIFFLKKWREKEEFSLTPIIAFSNYDDQETKKEAFQFGVKTYLIKTSLTPKELVEIIKNYLK
- a CDS encoding GNAT family N-acetyltransferase codes for the protein MITKIFGSKKIKIKKLSKVDLRNVKKFQDFTNSLIKKNDQILINKKFSLKEEKKWLNGEVKQIKSRKTVDLVAECDDKIVGTTGIDLSKGRQNHVGIFGITIRNGYRGIGLGKYLMKEIIKLAKKELKPKPKIIRLSVFPINKPAISFYKKFGFKRVAKIPKQIQYKGKLLDEIIMLLEL
- a CDS encoding HAMP domain-containing histidine kinase yields the protein MSGKIKEKVENIYQSNERLINLVNDLLNVSRIEAGAIKLKLEKTSLEETIKEVIEEIKIEAEKKNLYLRYQEPEKPLPNLLLDKEKIKEVILNLIDNAIKYTQKGGITITAEVQTPKPKKREEILIKIKDTGVGLTKEEIEKLFESFSRSKAGTTFHIEGAGLGLYVARKFVEMHQGKVWVESQGKDKGSAFYIELPIK